One segment of Megachile rotundata isolate GNS110a chromosome 4, iyMegRotu1, whole genome shotgun sequence DNA contains the following:
- the LOC100875045 gene encoding ras-related protein Rab-37 isoform X2 produces MSSVEEKLRGVTKRGSRHGQRGTGTTASDWSTGARSSGGARGPAPTAPSQAQTTGSAFNKPQESMGPTRRQSSRDSFDSTGQQAPPEHGELLFKVMLLGDSGVGKTCLLTRFRDGRFLSGNYITTVGIDFRNKVVVVDDTSIKLQIWDTAGQERFRSVTHAYYRDAQALLLLYDVTNKTSYDNIRAWLSEIREHAKEDVVIMLLGNKSDCGTERVVKREDGERLAQEYKVPFMETSAKTGLNVELAFLAVARELKARKSSDPDDTKFNVQDYVRQQSQRNSCFNSNCLTT; encoded by the exons ATGAGCAGCGTGGAGGAGAAGCTGCGTGGCGTGACGAAGCGCGGCAGCAGGCACGGCCAACGTGGAACCGGGACAACGGCTTCCGATTGGTCGACAGGGGCCCGTTCCTCTGGTGGGGCTAGGGGACCTGCCCCAACTGCCCCCTCCCAGGCCCAAACGACAGGCTCCGCTTTTAACAAGCCCCAGGAGTCGATGGGACCTACCAGGCGGCAGTCCTCGCGGGACAGCTTCGACTCGACGGGACAACAGGCCCCACCCGAACACGGCGAGCTCCTTTTCAAG GTGATGCTACTTGGAGACAGTGGCGTCGGGAAGACGTGTCTTCTAACGCGATTCAGAGATGGACGATTCCTGTCTGGCAACTATATAACTACCGTTGGCATTGATTTTAGG AATAAAGTGGTCGTGGTCGACGACACATCGATCAAGCTCCAAATATGGGACACTGCTGGTCAAGAAAGATTTCGTAGCGTGACACACGCCTATTACAGGGATGCTCAAG CTCTTTTATTGCTTTACGACGTGACGAACAAGACGAGCTACGACAACATCAGAGCTTGGCTGAGCGAAATACGAGAACACGCGAAGGAGGACGTGGTCATCATGCTGTTAG GTAACAAATCCGACTGCGGAACAGAACGAGTCGTGAAGAGGGAAGACGGTGAGCGATTGGCGCAAGAGTACAAAGTCCCCTTTATGGAAACTTCTGCTAAAACCGGCCTGAACGTTGAATTGGCCTTCTTAGCTGTTGCCAG GGAACTGAAGGCAAGAAAGAGCAGCGACCCAGATGACACGAAATTCAACGTGCAGGACTACGTTCGTCAACAATCTCAACGAAATTCTTGCTTCAATTCCAATTGCCTGACGACCTGA